The following are encoded together in the Romeriopsis navalis LEGE 11480 genome:
- a CDS encoding Uma2 family endonuclease, with translation MFAWVERSRWESLTIEEQEKFPPIAPDFVIELRSRTDSLTALQAKMQEYLDNGVRLGWLVNPKDQQVEIYRPDIAVERLSLPTQISGEAVLPGFTLDLPQF, from the coding sequence ATTTTCGCTTGGGTTGAGCGTTCTCGATGGGAATCACTAACAATCGAAGAGCAGGAGAAGTTCCCACCGATCGCCCCCGATTTCGTCATCGAACTACGATCGCGCACGGACAGCCTCACCGCCCTTCAAGCGAAAATGCAAGAATATCTGGATAACGGCGTTCGCCTCGGCTGGCTAGTCAACCCCAAGGATCAACAGGTGGAAATTTATCGACCCGATATAGCGGTTGAGCGACTCAGTCTACCCACCCAAATTTCTGGAGAAGCCGTATTGCCAGGATTTACGTTAGATTTGCCACAGTTCTAA
- a CDS encoding Uma2 family endonuclease translates to MPVLTVPLTIAASSVELSDEQFYALCRQNEALNFEMTANGELVVIPPVGGESGRRESKLNLKVGIWNETTQLGEVFSSSTIFRLPNGAKRFSLGLSVLDGNH, encoded by the coding sequence ATGCCAGTCCTCACCGTACCTTTGACGATCGCAGCCTCCTCTGTCGAATTAAGCGACGAGCAGTTCTATGCCCTCTGTCGGCAAAACGAGGCCCTGAACTTTGAAATGACTGCGAACGGAGAACTTGTTGTGATCCCCCCAGTTGGTGGTGAAAGCGGACGCCGCGAGTCAAAGCTCAACTTAAAAGTCGGAATTTGGAACGAAACAACACAATTGGGTGAAGTCTTTAGCTCCTCAACAATTTTTCGCTTACCGAATGGAGCCAAACGATTTTCGCTTGGGTTGAGCGTTCTCGATGGGAATCACTAA